Proteins encoded together in one Bacteroides zoogleoformans window:
- a CDS encoding shikimate kinase, whose amino-acid sequence MIRIFLTGYMGAGKTTLGKAFAREMHVPFIDLDWYIEERFHKSVRELFAGRGEDAFRQLERNMLHEVGEFEDVVISTGGGTPCFFDNMDYMNACGQTVFLDVHPDILFRRLRVATQQRPILQGKTDEELRAFILEALEKRAPFYSQAQYLFDAGRLESRRQISDSVQRLRNLLKL is encoded by the coding sequence ATGATACGTATTTTCTTGACCGGCTACATGGGGGCCGGAAAAACTACTTTAGGAAAGGCCTTTGCCCGCGAAATGCATGTGCCGTTCATCGACTTGGACTGGTACATTGAAGAGCGTTTCCACAAATCCGTCCGCGAACTGTTTGCCGGTCGTGGAGAAGATGCTTTCCGTCAGCTGGAGCGGAACATGCTGCACGAGGTGGGAGAGTTTGAAGACGTCGTCATCTCCACCGGCGGCGGCACGCCCTGCTTCTTCGACAACATGGACTACATGAATGCCTGCGGGCAGACGGTGTTTCTCGATGTGCATCCCGACATCCTGTTCCGCCGCCTCCGGGTGGCCACGCAGCAACGCCCCATTCTGCAAGGCAAGACGGACGAAGAACTGCGTGCCTTTATTCTGGAGGCACTGGAGAAGCGTGCCCCCTTTTACTCGCAGGCCCAATACCTGTTCGATGCCGGCCGTCTGGAAAGCCGCAGGCAGATATCCGATTCTGTCCAACGGCTGCGCAACCTCCTGAAACTTTAA
- the speA gene encoding biosynthetic arginine decarboxylase yields the protein MRKWRIEDSEELYNITGWGTSYFGINDKGHVVVTPRKDGVAVDLKELVDELQLRDVAAPVLVRFPDILDNRIEKVSCCFKQAADEYGYKGENFIIYPIKVNQMRPVVEEMITHGKKFNLGLEAGSKPELHAVIGVNTDPGSLVVCNGYKDESFIEMALLAQKMGKRIFLVVEKLNELNLIAKMAKQLKVRPNIGIRIKLASSGSGKWEESGGDASKFGLTSSELLEALDFLEKKEMKDCLKLIHFHIGSQITKIRRIKNALREASQFFVQLNKSGFNIEFVDTGGGMGVDYDGTRSSNSESSVNYSIQEYVNDVVSTFVDAADKHGFPHPNIITETGRSLTAHHSVLIFEVLETASLPEMDDDWEPGEDAHELVKELYHIWDNLSQRSMLEPWHDAQQIREEALDLFSHGIVDLNTRAQIEKLYWSICREINTIAGNMKHVPEEFRKLNKLLADKYFCNFSLFQSLPDSWAIDQMFPIMPIQRLDERPDREATLQDMTCDSDGKIANFVTSRSDTTTLPLHSLRDKENYYLAVFLVGAYQEILGDMHNLFGDTNAVHVSVNSKGYTIDQLIDGETVAEVLDYVQYNPKKLVRTLETWVTQSVKEGRISVEEGKEFLSNYRSGLYGYTYLE from the coding sequence ATGAGAAAATGGCGTATTGAAGATTCAGAAGAGCTGTACAATATAACAGGTTGGGGCACTTCGTACTTTGGTATCAATGACAAAGGTCATGTAGTGGTGACACCGCGCAAAGACGGCGTAGCCGTCGATTTGAAAGAACTGGTGGACGAGTTGCAGCTACGCGACGTGGCGGCGCCCGTGCTGGTTCGTTTTCCCGACATTCTGGACAACCGCATCGAGAAGGTGTCCTGCTGTTTCAAGCAGGCCGCCGATGAATATGGGTATAAAGGCGAGAACTTTATTATCTATCCCATTAAGGTGAACCAGATGCGTCCCGTCGTGGAAGAGATGATTACGCACGGCAAGAAGTTCAATCTGGGATTGGAAGCAGGTTCCAAACCGGAGCTGCATGCCGTAATCGGTGTCAATACCGACCCCGGCTCGTTGGTTGTCTGCAACGGATATAAGGACGAGAGTTTCATCGAAATGGCACTGCTGGCGCAGAAGATGGGCAAACGCATCTTTCTTGTAGTGGAGAAGCTCAACGAACTGAATCTTATCGCCAAGATGGCGAAGCAGCTCAAAGTGAGACCTAACATCGGTATTCGCATTAAGTTGGCCTCCAGCGGAAGCGGCAAGTGGGAAGAAAGCGGAGGCGATGCCAGCAAGTTCGGCCTTACCTCAAGCGAGTTGCTCGAAGCGCTCGACTTTCTGGAGAAGAAAGAAATGAAAGACTGCCTGAAGCTGATACACTTCCACATCGGCAGTCAGATAACCAAGATACGCCGCATCAAGAATGCCTTGCGCGAGGCTTCGCAATTCTTTGTGCAGCTCAACAAATCGGGCTTCAACATCGAGTTTGTGGATACCGGCGGAGGCATGGGGGTGGACTACGACGGCACACGCTCGTCTAACAGCGAAAGCTCCGTCAACTATTCCATTCAGGAGTACGTCAACGACGTGGTGTCCACCTTTGTCGACGCTGCCGACAAACACGGCTTTCCGCATCCCAACATCATCACCGAAACCGGCCGCAGCCTCACCGCTCACCACTCCGTGCTTATCTTCGAAGTGCTGGAGACGGCCTCCCTGCCCGAAATGGACGATGATTGGGAACCGGGTGAAGATGCCCACGAACTGGTGAAGGAACTGTATCACATCTGGGACAACCTGAGCCAGCGCAGTATGCTCGAACCTTGGCACGATGCGCAACAGATTCGCGAAGAGGCCCTCGACCTCTTCAGCCACGGCATTGTCGACCTGAACACGCGTGCGCAGATAGAAAAGCTCTATTGGAGCATCTGCCGCGAAATCAACACCATTGCCGGAAACATGAAGCACGTGCCCGAAGAGTTTCGCAAACTCAACAAGCTGCTTGCCGACAAATACTTCTGCAACTTCTCACTGTTCCAATCATTGCCCGACTCTTGGGCCATCGACCAGATGTTCCCCATCATGCCCATCCAACGGCTGGACGAACGTCCCGACCGCGAAGCCACCTTGCAGGACATGACTTGCGATTCGGACGGTAAGATTGCCAACTTCGTCACTTCGCGTTCCGATACCACCACGCTGCCTTTGCACTCGCTCCGCGACAAGGAAAACTACTATCTGGCCGTGTTCCTCGTAGGAGCCTATCAGGAGATTCTGGGCGATATGCACAACCTCTTCGGCGATACGAACGCCGTACACGTGTCTGTCAACTCCAAGGGCTACACCATCGACCAGCTGATTGACGGCGAAACCGTGGCCGAAGTGCTGGACTACGTGCAATATAACCCCAAGAAACTGGTGCGCACACTGGAAACGTGGGTTACGCAGTCCGTCAAGGAAGGCCGCATCTCGGTAGAGGAGGGCAAGGAATTCTTGTCCAACTACCGCTCCGGACTATACGGATACACGTATTTGGAATAG
- the argB gene encoding acetylglutamate kinase, which translates to MKEKLTVIKVGGKIVEEEATLRKLLDDFAAIGGHKLLVHGGGRSATKLAESLGIESRMVNGRRITDAETLKVVTMVYGGLVNKNIVAGLQARGVNALGLTGADMDAIRSVKRPVKEVDYGFVGDVKQVNAVLLADLICKGIIPVMAPLTHDGEGNMLNTNADTIAGEIAKALASLFDVTLVFCFEKKGVLRNENDDDSVIPHITPDEFKQYVAEGVIQGGMIPKLENAFEAITSGVSEVIITSVAAIGEEGGTRMVR; encoded by the coding sequence ATGAAAGAGAAACTGACTGTTATCAAGGTAGGCGGCAAAATAGTGGAGGAGGAAGCCACCCTCCGTAAGTTGTTGGATGATTTTGCGGCTATCGGGGGGCATAAGCTATTGGTGCACGGAGGCGGACGTTCGGCCACCAAGCTGGCTGAAAGTCTGGGTATCGAAAGCCGTATGGTGAACGGCCGCCGCATCACCGATGCCGAAACCCTGAAAGTAGTGACGATGGTGTATGGCGGATTGGTGAACAAGAATATCGTGGCCGGTTTGCAGGCACGTGGCGTCAACGCATTGGGACTCACGGGAGCCGACATGGATGCCATCCGTTCCGTGAAGCGACCGGTGAAAGAGGTGGACTACGGCTTTGTGGGCGATGTGAAGCAAGTCAACGCCGTTTTGCTGGCCGACCTTATTTGCAAAGGCATCATCCCGGTGATGGCTCCGCTGACGCACGACGGCGAAGGCAACATGCTGAACACGAATGCCGACACCATTGCCGGAGAAATCGCCAAAGCCCTTGCTTCGCTGTTCGATGTCACCTTAGTGTTCTGCTTTGAAAAGAAAGGCGTGCTCCGCAATGAGAACGATGATGACAGCGTGATTCCACACATAACTCCCGACGAGTTCAAACAATATGTGGCCGAGGGAGTGATTCAAGGCGGCATGATTCCGAAGCTCGAAAATGCTTTCGAGGCAATTACCTCCGGGGTTTCCGAAGTAATCATCACTTCGGTTGCGGCTATCGGA